In a genomic window of Methanosarcina horonobensis HB-1 = JCM 15518:
- a CDS encoding ACT domain-containing protein, translating into MEQFSFIACMPDKPGALHRAAEIITRYEGNINRIQYYRRIDRNTVFFEVTAAPQAYKKILEELERIGYLQTSLQPVAFLKFNVYLPNCPGALFDFLNHTTSSGANITFLDFDDRGQHPERLVVSLNVENANLIDTLLNRLKSKYRLEIVEYDTTGEKLDDTVFYLRLAQKLRYYLGNAEDDFLMKFLHDINHIAQELSNLRKDPVEVFENILKVGDTLNRTSGAGFYVDIQRFRVKDNIELFCFQLPCGGNIYLFDTPEERVMIDTGYGIYQPDVVDMLQHYGLGNLNLLKRIYITHADADHCGAAGYFSAPSYLSRETLKITRETSRAYGSSNQGCILEEVYTKMINLFSRFTPPSNVILFPDISSQDNKIEKRGAFPVISRFRIGELEFETLQGLGGHMHGEVFYLCPEEGLFFPQDAVINFRSLSPERTEYNILADYLMTSVNVDSSLAKEERNALLSLIMELDSELVEKGRKCLVCCGHGSVSVMENGKLVECSSSERYLARKSL; encoded by the coding sequence ATGGAACAATTCTCTTTTATCGCCTGTATGCCTGACAAACCCGGAGCCCTCCACAGGGCAGCCGAGATTATTACGCGGTATGAAGGAAACATCAACCGGATCCAGTACTACCGGAGGATAGACAGGAATACCGTCTTTTTTGAGGTGACGGCGGCTCCGCAGGCTTATAAGAAAATCCTTGAGGAACTGGAAAGAATAGGCTATCTCCAGACCTCCCTGCAGCCTGTAGCTTTTCTTAAATTCAATGTCTATCTCCCTAACTGCCCTGGGGCTCTGTTCGATTTTCTGAACCATACCACATCTTCAGGGGCAAATATCACTTTCCTTGACTTTGACGACAGGGGGCAGCACCCTGAAAGGCTTGTTGTAAGCCTGAACGTTGAAAACGCTAACCTTATAGATACTCTTCTGAACCGGCTCAAATCAAAGTACAGGCTTGAGATTGTCGAGTATGACACCACAGGGGAAAAGCTCGATGATACGGTTTTTTACCTGCGTCTTGCTCAGAAATTGAGATATTATCTCGGAAATGCAGAAGATGATTTTTTAATGAAATTTCTGCACGATATCAACCATATTGCTCAGGAGCTCTCAAACCTGCGAAAAGATCCTGTCGAGGTCTTTGAGAACATACTGAAGGTTGGAGATACACTTAACCGAACTTCAGGAGCAGGATTTTATGTCGATATACAGAGGTTCAGGGTAAAAGATAACATTGAACTTTTCTGTTTTCAGCTTCCCTGCGGAGGAAATATTTATCTTTTCGATACTCCTGAAGAAAGGGTCATGATCGACACTGGCTATGGGATATACCAGCCAGATGTTGTCGATATGCTCCAGCATTATGGCCTTGGGAATCTGAATTTACTCAAAAGAATTTATATTACTCACGCAGATGCCGATCACTGTGGGGCTGCAGGCTATTTTTCCGCTCCTTCTTATCTCAGCAGGGAAACCCTGAAAATTACACGGGAAACCAGCAGAGCTTACGGGTCCAGCAATCAGGGATGCATTCTGGAAGAAGTTTATACAAAAATGATTAACCTCTTCTCAAGGTTCACTCCTCCTTCAAACGTAATCCTTTTTCCGGATATTTCTTCCCAGGATAATAAGATTGAGAAAAGAGGAGCTTTTCCGGTTATTTCCCGTTTCAGGATAGGAGAGCTTGAATTTGAGACTCTTCAGGGCCTGGGAGGGCATATGCATGGGGAGGTCTTCTACCTCTGTCCTGAAGAAGGTCTGTTTTTCCCTCAGGACGCCGTTATTAACTTCAGGAGTTTGAGCCCTGAGAGGACTGAGTACAATATCCTGGCTGATTACCTCATGACCTCGGTTAATGTGGATAGCAGCCTTGCAAAAGAAGAGCGGAACGCTCTCCTTTCTCTTATAATGGAACTCGACTCCGAACTTGTAGAAAAAGGGAGGAAATGCCTTGTCTGTTGCGGGCATGGTTCGGTATCGGTAATGGAAAATGGAAAACTTGTTGAGTGTTCCAGCTCAGAGAGATATCTTGCAAGAAAATCTCTGTAA
- a CDS encoding phosphatase PAP2 family protein, translating to MSLKPVFAVPRPEAVRFVTCTTGYSMPSGHSLMSFALAVFLYPRAGKFKILVWIFAVTVSLSRIFIGVHFPSDVIAGAFLGCIIGFFWLYIEKILVKFGFLGDTLESKEESKDEVFDQPLQQP from the coding sequence ATGTCTCTTAAACCTGTTTTTGCAGTCCCCAGGCCTGAAGCTGTTCGGTTTGTGACCTGTACAACAGGATACTCGATGCCAAGCGGACATTCTCTTATGTCCTTTGCTTTGGCCGTGTTTTTGTATCCAAGGGCAGGAAAATTTAAAATTTTAGTCTGGATTTTTGCTGTAACGGTAAGCTTGAGCCGAATATTTATAGGAGTCCATTTCCCTTCGGATGTGATTGCAGGCGCATTTCTGGGCTGCATAATTGGATTTTTCTGGCTGTATATAGAAAAAATATTGGTAAAATTCGGATTTTTAGGAGATACTTTAGAATCCAAAGAGGAAAGCAAAGACGAGGTTTTTGATCAACCCCTCCAACAGCCCTGA
- a CDS encoding DUF2795 domain-containing protein: MRASSSSMQEIFRGMQFPMRKEQIVEHARKQNASSDVIEDLQMIPDREYESADSVMRAMETASQTAGGQGVGGKSQGFGGTGTGGSGGGGASTGGSSQSFGGRGGK; the protein is encoded by the coding sequence ATGAGAGCAAGTTCGAGTTCTATGCAGGAAATATTCAGGGGCATGCAGTTTCCAATGAGAAAAGAACAGATTGTGGAGCATGCTAGAAAGCAGAATGCTTCCAGTGATGTGATTGAAGATTTGCAGATGATTCCTGACCGGGAATATGAATCGGCTGATTCTGTTATGAGGGCAATGGAAACAGCCAGTCAAACAGCTGGCGGTCAGGGTGTGGGAGGAAAAAGCCAGGGTTTCGGTGGAACCGGTACTGGCGGATCAGGAGGAGGTGGCGCATCGACTGGAGGAAGCAGCCAGTCTTTCGGAGGAAGAGGGGGAAAATAA
- a CDS encoding CcmD family protein, producing the protein MDPFILAFAISWILIFAYLLSLLKTYAEFNKRLM; encoded by the coding sequence ATGGACCCCTTCATTCTGGCGTTTGCAATAAGCTGGATACTTATATTTGCGTACCTCCTTTCACTACTCAAGACATATGCAGAGTTCAACAAAAGGTTAATGTAA
- a CDS encoding cytochrome c maturation protein CcmE domain-containing protein — MNKKKKSLLAVAFIAGVFLVGLYGVDSSNGYITVSELLSDPQDYAGENINAVGILEAGSLEKAPGITSFELKDENDENLKIHVNYVGDLPFNHAEGKQVTVSGTMVSESTLEANKIVTGCPSKYTE, encoded by the coding sequence ATGAATAAAAAAAAGAAATCATTGCTTGCAGTTGCTTTTATTGCTGGCGTGTTCCTTGTAGGATTATACGGAGTCGACTCTTCTAATGGGTACATTACGGTATCCGAGCTTCTCTCTGATCCTCAGGACTATGCTGGCGAGAATATAAATGCCGTGGGAATCTTAGAAGCTGGAAGTCTTGAAAAGGCTCCCGGAATAACATCATTTGAACTGAAAGACGAAAATGATGAAAACCTTAAGATACATGTGAATTATGTAGGAGACCTTCCTTTCAACCATGCCGAAGGAAAACAGGTGACCGTCAGCGGAACAATGGTTTCCGAATCCACGCTTGAGGCAAATAAGATAGTTACAGGATGCCCGTCAAAGTACACGGAGTAA
- a CDS encoding geranylfarnesyl diphosphate synthase has translation MPVKVHGVMLMNIEEWEEYRYVEAGIKDSVALIEDSGLKKMVEHVCHSGGKRIRPIILLLVSEICSGSYSRSLNAALAVEMMHSASLIHDDLLDQGLVRRNLPSAPEKFGPSRALLCGDYLIAKSIAFISPYGEKVIRDFGKAGMDMAEGEVLDLKLDDDSFGENEYFKCIYKKTASLFAISASIGAYTGGADEALAERFSFFGNALGTAYQIVDDILEFLEVVEGKESKFTSETLPHIYMKSMSKEEALKKSMDCVKLHVSAAKETLGTFRACPARDKLFQITDYITVDMLENL, from the coding sequence ATGCCCGTCAAAGTACACGGAGTAATGTTGATGAATATTGAAGAATGGGAAGAATACAGATATGTAGAAGCCGGAATTAAGGACTCGGTTGCCCTGATCGAAGACTCCGGCTTAAAAAAAATGGTTGAGCATGTCTGTCATTCCGGAGGAAAAAGAATTCGACCAATTATCCTCCTTCTGGTCAGTGAGATCTGTTCAGGTTCATATTCCCGTAGCCTTAATGCAGCTCTTGCTGTTGAAATGATGCATTCGGCTTCCTTAATTCATGATGATCTGCTAGATCAGGGACTTGTCCGGAGGAACCTGCCTTCTGCTCCCGAAAAGTTCGGGCCTTCCAGAGCTCTGCTCTGTGGAGACTATCTTATTGCAAAATCAATTGCATTCATTTCTCCTTATGGGGAGAAGGTGATCCGGGATTTCGGAAAAGCAGGAATGGATATGGCGGAAGGGGAAGTCCTTGACCTGAAGCTTGATGACGATAGCTTCGGAGAAAACGAATACTTTAAATGCATCTATAAAAAAACAGCTTCTCTATTCGCAATCAGTGCATCCATTGGGGCTTATACGGGCGGGGCTGATGAAGCACTTGCCGAGCGTTTTAGCTTTTTCGGGAATGCCCTTGGAACCGCATACCAGATTGTTGACGATATTCTTGAGTTTCTTGAGGTAGTTGAGGGTAAAGAGTCTAAATTCACATCTGAAACCCTGCCGCACATCTACATGAAAAGCATGTCAAAGGAAGAAGCCTTAAAGAAGTCCATGGATTGTGTAAAGCTGCACGTTAGTGCCGCAAAAGAAACCCTCGGGACTTTCAGGGCATGCCCGGCAAGAGACAAGCTTTTCCAGATTACCGATTATATAACCGTTGACATGCTTGAGAATCTTTGA
- a CDS encoding radical SAM protein, translating into MRVYDSPVIKVNASTENEKMVLDAEGPLSHLAKPFLKRINNIFAEEKPISISENEIIFSTWIPPIPGPVFSRVISAEIAAIRKKHVPDQFSIGITARCPNRCIHCGAADIKPEKELTLDEICNAVDQSLDLGTYLVSFDGGETMLRNDLVEMVSRVDKTKAIATCFTSGFKLSEERAGALKAAGLYAARISLDSPFEAEHDRIRGRSGAYRDAVEGIKNAGAAGILTDMFVVVSPHNIDDLEEFYSLAVDLEMKEMSIYEIIAVGRWLDHEDEVISEKDVSRLQTFQKAMNSKPEGPRVTAFPYFMGPELFGCFAGRRWMHVASDGEVMPCAYTPLSFGNICEEPLEVIWKRMGKHNAYKKDDAAYCMMRNPEFRRKYIHTIPKGARIPYRIK; encoded by the coding sequence ATGCGAGTATATGATAGTCCGGTGATTAAGGTAAACGCCAGCACGGAAAATGAAAAGATGGTGCTCGATGCAGAAGGCCCTCTTTCCCATCTTGCAAAGCCCTTTCTAAAACGTATAAACAACATCTTTGCTGAAGAAAAACCCATTTCAATAAGCGAAAACGAGATTATATTTTCTACCTGGATCCCCCCTATCCCTGGTCCTGTTTTCAGCCGGGTCATTAGTGCTGAAATTGCAGCCATAAGGAAAAAACATGTTCCTGATCAATTTTCAATAGGGATTACCGCCCGCTGTCCAAACAGGTGTATTCACTGCGGAGCAGCCGACATAAAACCTGAAAAGGAGCTGACCCTTGATGAGATTTGCAATGCTGTGGATCAGAGCCTTGATCTTGGCACCTATCTTGTTTCCTTTGACGGTGGAGAAACAATGCTCAGAAACGATCTCGTTGAGATGGTCTCAAGGGTAGACAAAACAAAAGCAATTGCCACATGCTTTACCTCTGGCTTCAAGCTCTCAGAAGAACGAGCAGGAGCCCTAAAAGCTGCAGGCCTGTACGCTGCAAGGATCAGTCTGGATAGTCCCTTTGAAGCTGAACATGACCGTATCAGGGGTCGGAGCGGCGCATACAGAGATGCGGTTGAAGGAATTAAAAACGCAGGCGCTGCCGGAATTCTTACTGACATGTTTGTGGTCGTTTCTCCGCATAATATTGATGATCTTGAAGAGTTCTATTCCCTTGCAGTCGATCTTGAAATGAAGGAGATGTCAATCTATGAGATCATTGCAGTAGGGCGCTGGCTTGACCACGAGGATGAGGTAATAAGCGAGAAGGATGTATCCAGGCTTCAGACCTTCCAGAAAGCCATGAACAGCAAACCTGAAGGTCCGAGGGTTACAGCTTTTCCCTATTTCATGGGTCCTGAGCTTTTCGGCTGCTTTGCTGGCAGGCGCTGGATGCATGTTGCTTCTGACGGAGAGGTTATGCCCTGCGCATACACTCCACTCTCTTTTGGCAATATATGTGAAGAGCCTCTGGAAGTTATATGGAAACGCATGGGAAAACATAACGCTTACAAAAAAGATGATGCAGCCTATTGTATGATGCGAAATCCTGAGTTCCGGAGAAAGTACATACATACAATCCCTAAAGGAGCAAGAATTCCTTACAGAATTAAATAA
- the ahaH gene encoding ATP synthase archaeal subunit H — MAKNEILSEIKKAEESAKSMVDEAVDSKNKRISDARAESREILRQAEIDAHKAAQDSFKVGEEKILEERDKIVNDGEKNALAMSQKAQANIDKSVNYLVQEFERAVLNE; from the coding sequence ATGGCTAAAAATGAAATCTTATCCGAAATAAAAAAAGCGGAAGAGAGTGCTAAATCAATGGTTGATGAAGCCGTTGATTCCAAAAACAAGCGCATCTCCGATGCTCGGGCCGAATCCAGGGAAATCCTGAGACAGGCCGAAATTGATGCACATAAAGCTGCACAAGACTCTTTTAAAGTAGGTGAAGAAAAGATCCTGGAGGAAAGAGATAAGATCGTCAACGATGGTGAAAAAAACGCATTAGCCATGTCCCAAAAAGCTCAAGCTAATATCGACAAATCCGTCAATTACCTTGTACAGGAGTTTGAGAGGGCGGTCCTTAATGAGTAG
- a CDS encoding V-type ATP synthase subunit I, with protein sequence MSRPKEMTRAVIVGHKSILKETIDSLHDTNLFHVEDFVEDESGFKISKPLKNAEEVSKKLVKIRSIANYLGIVKKEPVVQKTDSVLRDLDSKLNELDRAIATKTESIAQLENELKDLDSQKRELLPYLSINLDFDDYRGYESLKVFAGMVKGNLDGSQISSITKAYELYFDPQSKTTVLFVAKSDADKVYELLQGLGFRELRVPERGGVPSELLRFIEQKEAEVTRKIESLRNEIESLKTKYADFILASDEILTIESQKAELPLRIATSANAFIIEGWTPTEDYDKVVSAVNSATNGKAYVTSLEVEEEEEEHVPVEYNNSKIAAPMQQIMDLYSRPKYTELDPSSVILITFPLMYGLILGDIGYALILGAIALAVKKAMKSDAVGALMNILIYCQISTFIFGIIYGEFLGFSLASLHTEHGSVPGLIPGWETIVLFEGLGGEEFTFPIHRTHMVMTMIAVTVLIGLLQLNLGFLLGFANISRHHGMKHAVLEKGSWLVIELGVLLAAIGYLNGTGLAYVGAVILVLGIVMLTMGEGIKGPIELPSLMGNALSYARIIAVGLSSIYIASTVNDIAFEMIWADHSKIGFVAIAAILVFILGHALNTVLSIIAPGLHALRLQYVEFFGKFYEGGGRKYNPFGYIRKYTEE encoded by the coding sequence ATGAGTAGACCTAAAGAGATGACAAGGGCCGTTATTGTCGGGCATAAAAGCATTCTAAAAGAAACCATCGATTCATTGCATGATACAAATCTCTTTCATGTTGAAGATTTTGTCGAAGACGAGTCTGGTTTTAAGATCAGCAAGCCATTGAAAAACGCAGAAGAAGTCTCGAAAAAGCTTGTGAAGATCCGTTCTATCGCCAATTATTTGGGGATTGTAAAAAAAGAACCGGTAGTTCAGAAAACTGACTCTGTTCTGCGCGACCTTGATTCGAAGCTGAATGAACTGGATAGGGCAATTGCAACTAAAACAGAATCGATTGCCCAGCTCGAGAACGAGCTGAAAGACCTGGATTCCCAGAAAAGGGAACTCCTGCCTTACCTGTCCATCAATCTCGACTTCGATGACTACCGCGGCTACGAAAGCCTTAAGGTTTTCGCAGGTATGGTAAAAGGGAACCTGGATGGGAGTCAGATTTCAAGCATCACCAAAGCTTACGAGTTGTACTTTGACCCTCAATCAAAAACAACTGTACTGTTTGTAGCTAAAAGCGATGCCGACAAAGTCTACGAATTACTTCAGGGTCTTGGATTCAGAGAACTCAGAGTTCCGGAAAGAGGTGGTGTCCCAAGCGAGCTGTTAAGATTTATCGAACAGAAAGAAGCCGAAGTCACCAGAAAGATCGAGTCCTTAAGAAATGAAATCGAATCCTTGAAAACCAAGTATGCCGACTTCATCCTTGCCAGTGACGAGATCTTGACCATCGAGAGTCAGAAGGCAGAACTGCCTTTAAGAATAGCTACATCTGCAAATGCATTCATAATCGAAGGCTGGACTCCAACCGAGGATTATGACAAAGTTGTCAGTGCTGTCAACAGTGCCACCAACGGCAAGGCATACGTCACAAGTCTTGAAGTTGAAGAAGAGGAAGAGGAACACGTCCCTGTTGAGTACAACAACTCAAAAATCGCAGCGCCGATGCAGCAGATCATGGACCTTTACTCCAGGCCCAAGTATACCGAACTTGATCCATCCTCAGTGATCTTAATTACTTTCCCACTGATGTATGGGCTGATTCTCGGAGACATCGGATATGCACTGATACTGGGAGCAATTGCGCTGGCTGTCAAAAAAGCAATGAAGTCAGACGCGGTGGGCGCTCTCATGAATATTCTGATCTATTGTCAGATATCAACATTTATATTCGGAATTATTTATGGCGAGTTCTTAGGATTCTCTCTTGCGAGTTTGCATACGGAGCATGGATCGGTTCCAGGCCTGATTCCGGGCTGGGAAACTATTGTTCTGTTTGAAGGGCTCGGCGGCGAGGAATTTACATTCCCGATTCACAGAACTCACATGGTAATGACTATGATTGCAGTAACTGTCCTTATAGGACTGCTTCAACTGAATCTCGGGTTCCTGCTCGGATTTGCAAACATCTCCAGGCACCACGGAATGAAACATGCGGTTCTTGAAAAAGGCAGTTGGCTTGTTATTGAACTCGGTGTACTTCTTGCAGCCATCGGCTACCTTAACGGCACAGGACTGGCTTATGTCGGTGCTGTAATTCTTGTTCTCGGAATTGTGATGCTCACCATGGGTGAAGGTATTAAAGGTCCGATTGAATTGCCATCTCTTATGGGTAATGCTTTATCGTATGCCCGTATTATCGCAGTTGGTCTGTCTTCGATTTACATCGCTTCAACGGTCAATGATATTGCTTTTGAAATGATCTGGGCTGATCACTCCAAGATTGGTTTCGTAGCAATAGCTGCAATACTTGTGTTTATACTCGGACATGCACTTAATACTGTCTTGAGTATCATCGCTCCCGGGCTGCACGCACTCAGGTTGCAGTATGTAGAATTCTTCGGAAAATTCTACGAAGGCGGGGGCAGAAAATACAACCCATTCGGATACATAAGAAAATACACGGAGGAATAA